The following proteins are encoded in a genomic region of Papaver somniferum cultivar HN1 unplaced genomic scaffold, ASM357369v1 unplaced-scaffold_10, whole genome shotgun sequence:
- the LOC113326062 gene encoding F-box/kelch-repeat protein At3g06240-like, translating into MEFRTVAKKVMVVDEFPEEIVENIVVRLPVKSIWRFRCVCKDWYKLLKGNSRFVRLHLKHAVELNRFKFMLYSLHPSKKNIYTITYDPSTFSVSSRKRVITSRKNLIDVKYPFKSENTTGVGFWGSCDGLVCLSPGYLARMKQSLLDVVMIWNPSTGEYRKLPPAPIVGKPDYLEYGFGYDQKIDDFKVVCLAGNDDKFWCRTCVYTLGGSNSWGPMKKIPYNLACQELAGRLQEVPDMGRLPVNGVIHWIAFRKSGQVVSKVILSSNFEKQEFAEIQLPNPLDERFHTNLCVLEGSLCLLHMSKLRVDLWELSNYEEENSWTMLFTIDAEKVFGYVGYLIPLRCFKNGKSLLAFDRDGAFNIGLYDSERQTFKPFMVFGGMISYSVCTISMLKAYIRLAKILHTN; encoded by the exons ATGGAGTTCAGAACAGTGGCAAAGAAAG TGATGGTTGTTGACGAATTTCCGGAGGAAATCGTAGAAAACATCGTTGTTAGGTTACCTGTGAAATCAATTTGGAGGTTCAGGTGCGTATGCAAGGATTGGTATAAGTTATTGAAAGGAAACTCTAGGTTTGTTAGATTGCATTTGAAGCATGCTGTAGAATTGAACAGGTTTAAATTCATGCTTTATTCCTTGCATCCATCTAAGAAGAACATTTACACCATAACTTACGATCCATCGACATTTAGTGTGTCTAGCAGAAAAAGAGTAATCACAAGTAGAAAGAATCTCATTGATGTAAAATACCCTTTTAAATCCGAGAACACTACTGGAGTTGGATTTTGGGGGTCTTGCGATGGTTTAGTTTGTCTTAGTCCAGGGTATTTGGCACGCATGAAACAAAGCCTACTAGACGTTGTAATGATATGGAATCCATCAACAGGAGAGTATAGGAAATTGCCACCTGCTCCGATTGTTGGTAAACCAGATTATCTTGaatatggatttggttatgaCCAAAAGATTGATGACTTTAAAGTAGTGTGTCTGGCGGGTAATGACGATAAGTTTTGGTGTCGCACTTGTGTATATACATTGGGAGGGTCGAACTCATGGGGACCAATGAAGAAGATTCCTTATAATCTGGCGTGCCAAGAACTTGCAGGGCGGCTACAAGAAGTACCCGATATGGGACGGCTTCCGGTTAATGGAGTTATTCATTGGATTGCATTTCGTAAGTCAGGGCAAGTGGTCTCTAAAGTCATTTTGTCTTCTAATTTTGAGAAACAAGAATTCGCAGAGATTCAACTTCCTAACCCTTTGGATGAAAGATTTCATACAAATTTGTGCGTCTTGGAAGGGTCTCTCTGCTTACTTCATATGTCTAAGCTCAGAGTCGATTTATGGGAGTTGTCCAACTATGAAGAGGAAAACTCTTGGACTATGCTTTTTACCATTGATGCCGAGAAGGTTTTTGGGTACGTTGGATATCTGATACCCTTGCGGTGTTTTAAGAACGGTAAGTCTCTTTTAGCATTTGATAGAGATGGTGCATTCAATATAGGTTTGTATGATTCAGAGCGTCAAACATTTAAGCCATTCATGGTCTTTGGTGGTATGATCTCATACTCAGTTTGCACTATATCTATGTTGAAAGCTTACATTCGCCTTGCAAAGATACTACATACCAATTGA